Proteins from a genomic interval of Oncorhynchus clarkii lewisi isolate Uvic-CL-2024 chromosome 13, UVic_Ocla_1.0, whole genome shotgun sequence:
- the LOC139364697 gene encoding mitogen-activated protein kinase kinase kinase 14-like isoform X4, whose amino-acid sequence MPKAGEMAVRRRIFNSTRPFSGSPQIELKGSYPSLPSPEDRTSDEEGKESKGDFMPCLKPRIIKVLTKGTAEQVGEAGPLNYQKNSFIAQAECETQDSQQFSPSCSERSFVASPNCLINRDSSEHNNVSCSTAASNQDKPGSPAHCSPRKKPRKKQKKKEEQRETGKQRQRRRVPSGVPEQETQTGSSPQLIQTQDASEHQSNISTSYSSSILSLEAHDTRRPPYTLQDCNRGPSHSHLYWGPQVFSPPSNLSTYGQESDSDSPLSSVGDCSLALAGLRGSVSQEDRCYAGPFCKDFCKDVERDVREKEGEVSETDTNEGLIFNKYIQPVNYEYREGKDYSLCKSINTGSYGEVHSVQDNRTHFRFGAKKILLKSFSSEEVGTWSALKSPRVVELFGVIREGPYVVLFMDLKAGSVGQLIKERGRLPEDLALHYHCQVLEALEHLLKRRVLHLDIKADNVLLSEDGRDTFLCDFGQSERMDIGGQSLSASQGDLKGTETHMAPEIVKGETCRGAKADVWSSCCMLLHMLNGCQPWTRYYSRPLYFKIANEPPPLREIPPDCSPFTADVIKVGLQKEPTKRASASELKGRAARALREVGGLSSPIRGSYKEPLQIDDSPSQSSQPWPPFSRDTCSEESPELWLESMNPGSKELNNDEEEEGSEADTEETASPRSLLTQLHEWQNPKMTDVTSNVSELELRKLEREFYLTSLSQLHSAETQEQLLSCLSSSDCYSNRDLWDRKDSGRWSISPGDDLSSGVFSYNSQPDGQILSMDWLVHQSHLSPPQCFEGVDVCITGVNGQSIRIREKRRVKVGHIATGISDQISERVFTMETQEREPVAHDEEVQDSGLLLRCVPAPDYCQAWRWRVKEGVLETRD is encoded by the exons CAAGTGGGTGAAGCAGGTCCACTGAACTATCAGAAGAACTCGTTCATAGCCCAGGCTGAAT GTGAAACCCAAGACTCTCAGCAGTTCAGCCCTTCCTGCTCCGAACGCTCCTTTGTCGCGTCCCCCAACTGCTTAATCAACCG GGACTCATCAGAGCACAACAATGTGTCGTGTTCCACCGCCGCCTCCAACCAGGACAAACCAGGCTCCCCGGCCCACTGCTCCCCCAGGAAGAAGCCAaggaagaaacagaagaagaaagaggagcagagggagacagggaagcagagacagagacgtAGAGTACCTTCTGGTGTCCCTGAGCAGGAGACCCAGACTGGCAGTTCTCCTCAACTGATCCAGACCCAG GACGCTTCAGAGCACCAAAGTAACATCAGCACTTCATACAGTAGCAGTATCCTGAGTTTAGAGGCGCATGACACAAGACGCCCCCCTTACACCCTCCAGGACTGCAACAGGGGCCCCAGCCATTCCCACCTCTACTGGGGCCCCCAGGTGTTTAGCCCCCCCTCCAACCTCTCCACCTATGGGCAGGAGAGTGACTCAGACTCTCCTCTCAGCAGTGTGGGAGACTGTTCGTTAGCCCTAGCAGGGCTCAGGGGCAGTGTCAGTCAGGAGGACCGATGCTACGCAGGTCCCTTCTGCAAAGACTTCTGCAAAGACGTGGAAAGAGATgtcagggagaaggagggagaagtcTCAGAGACTGACACCAACGAGGGCCTGATCTTCAATAAG TATATTCAGCCTGTGAATTATGAGTACAGGGAGGGGAAGGACTACAGCCTCTGCAAGTCTATCAACACAGGGTCATACGGGGAAGTGCACAGTGTGCAAGACAACAGAACACACTTTAGATTTGGCGCCAAAAAG aTTCTCCTGAAGAGTTTTAGTAGTGAGGAAGTGGGTACGTGGAGTGCCCTGAAGTCTCCTCGCGTGGTGGAACTCTTCGGAGTGATCAGAGAGGGGCCCTACGTCGTCCTCTTCATGGACCTCAAAGCTG GCTCTGTGGGTCAGCTTATTAAAGAGAGGGGTCGGCTACCTGAGGACCTGGCCCTACACTACCACTGTCAGGTCCTTGAGGCGCTGGAACACCTGCTGAAGAGACGAGTGCTGCATCTGGACATAAAGG cggACAATGTGTTGCTGTCAGAGGATGGGAGGGACACTTTTCTGTGTGACTTTGGACAATCGGAGAGAATGGACATCGGTGGACAGAGCCTAAGTGCATCCCAAGGAG ATCTGaaggggacagagacacacaTGGCCCCGGAGATTGTGAAAGGGGAAACCTGCCGCGGAGCCAAAGCAGACGTGTGGAGCAGCTGCTGCATGTTACTGCACATGCTTAATGGCTGCCAGCCCTGGACACGATACTACTCCCGCCCACTGTACTTCAAG ATAGCCAATGAACCACCGCCTCTGAGGGAGATCCCGCCCGATTGCAGTCCCTTCACTGCTGATGTCATAAAGGTGGGACTACAGAAGGAGCCCACCAAGAGGGCCTCCGCCTCGGAGCTCAAGGGAAGAGCAGCCAGAGCTCTGAGAGAAG TGGGAGGACTGAGCAGCCCCATTAGAGGGTCCTATAAGGAGCCCCTACAGATAGATGACAGCCCCAGCCAGTCTAGCCAGCCCTGGCCACCCTTTAGCAGAGACACCTGCTCTGAGGAGAGCCCTGAGCTATGGCTGGAATCCATGAACCCAGGGAGCAAGGAGCTGAacaatgatgaggaggaggaaggcagTGAGGCAGACACAGAGGAGACAGCCTCACCTCGCTCTCTACTGACACAACTCCATGAATGGCAAAATCCCAAGATGACCGACGTCACCTCCAACGTGTCTGAGCTTGAACTGCGCAAGCTGGAGAGAG AGTTCTACCTGACCAGTCTGTCTCAGCTGCACTCAGCAGAAACCCAGGAGCAGCTACTGTCCTGCCTGAGCAGCAGTGACTGTTACTCCAACAGGGACTTATGGGACAGAAAG GACTCTGGCCGTTGGTCCATCAGCCCAGGTGACGACCTCAGCTCCGGTGTGTTCTCCTACAACAGCCAACCGGATGGACAGATTCTCAGTATGGACTGGCTGGTTCACCAAAGCCACCTGTCTCCACCCCAATGCTTTGAGG GAGTTGACGTCTGCATCACGGGCGTAAATGGGCAAAGCATCCGGATACGAGAGAAACGCAGGGTGAAGGTGGGCCACATCGCCACAGGGATCAGTGACCAG aTCTCTGAGAGGGTGTTCACCATGGAGACTCAGGAGCGGGAGCCAGTGGCCCATGATGAGGAGGTGCAGGACTCTGGCCTCCTGCTCCGCTGTGTCCCTGCTCCTGACTACTGCCAGGCCTGGAGATGGAGGGTCAAGGAGGGGGTGCTGGAGACTCGTGACTGA
- the LOC139364697 gene encoding mitogen-activated protein kinase kinase kinase 14-like isoform X3 translates to MPKAGEMAVRRRIFNSTRPFSGSPQIELKGSYPSLPSPEDRTSDEEGKESKGDFMPCLKPRIIKVLTKGTAEQVGEAGPLNYQKNSFIAQAECETQDSQQFSPSCSERSFVASPNCLINRDSSEHNNVSCSTAASNQDKPGSPAHCSPRKKPRKKQKKKEEQRETGKQRQRRRVPSGVPEQETQTGSSPQLIQTQDASEHQSNISTSYSSSILSLEAHDTRRPPYTLQDCNRGPSHSHLYWGPQVFSPPSNLSTYGQESDSDSPLSSVGDCSLALAGLRGSVSQEDRCYAGPFCKDFCKDVERDVREKEGEVSETDTNEGLIFNKYIQPVNYEYREGKDYSLCKSINTGSYGEVHSVQDNRTHFRFGAKKILLKSFSSEEVGTWSALKSPRVVELFGVIREGPYVVLFMDLKAGSVGQLIKERGRLPEDLALHYHCQVLEALEHLLKRRVLHLDIKADNVLLSEDGRDTFLCDFGQSERMDIGGQSLSASQGADLKGTETHMAPEIVKGETCRGAKADVWSSCCMLLHMLNGCQPWTRYYSRPLYFKIANEPPPLREIPPDCSPFTADVIKVGLQKEPTKRASASELKGRAARALREVGGLSSPIRGSYKEPLQIDDSPSQSSQPWPPFSRDTCSEESPELWLESMNPGSKELNNDEEEEGSEADTEETASPRSLLTQLHEWQNPKMTDVTSNVSELELRKLEREFYLTSLSQLHSAETQEQLLSCLSSSDCYSNRDLWDRKDSGRWSISPGDDLSSGVFSYNSQPDGQILSMDWLVHQSHLSPPQCFEGVDVCITGVNGQSIRIREKRRVKVGHIATGISDQISERVFTMETQEREPVAHDEEVQDSGLLLRCVPAPDYCQAWRWRVKEGVLETRD, encoded by the exons CAAGTGGGTGAAGCAGGTCCACTGAACTATCAGAAGAACTCGTTCATAGCCCAGGCTGAAT GTGAAACCCAAGACTCTCAGCAGTTCAGCCCTTCCTGCTCCGAACGCTCCTTTGTCGCGTCCCCCAACTGCTTAATCAACCG GGACTCATCAGAGCACAACAATGTGTCGTGTTCCACCGCCGCCTCCAACCAGGACAAACCAGGCTCCCCGGCCCACTGCTCCCCCAGGAAGAAGCCAaggaagaaacagaagaagaaagaggagcagagggagacagggaagcagagacagagacgtAGAGTACCTTCTGGTGTCCCTGAGCAGGAGACCCAGACTGGCAGTTCTCCTCAACTGATCCAGACCCAG GACGCTTCAGAGCACCAAAGTAACATCAGCACTTCATACAGTAGCAGTATCCTGAGTTTAGAGGCGCATGACACAAGACGCCCCCCTTACACCCTCCAGGACTGCAACAGGGGCCCCAGCCATTCCCACCTCTACTGGGGCCCCCAGGTGTTTAGCCCCCCCTCCAACCTCTCCACCTATGGGCAGGAGAGTGACTCAGACTCTCCTCTCAGCAGTGTGGGAGACTGTTCGTTAGCCCTAGCAGGGCTCAGGGGCAGTGTCAGTCAGGAGGACCGATGCTACGCAGGTCCCTTCTGCAAAGACTTCTGCAAAGACGTGGAAAGAGATgtcagggagaaggagggagaagtcTCAGAGACTGACACCAACGAGGGCCTGATCTTCAATAAG TATATTCAGCCTGTGAATTATGAGTACAGGGAGGGGAAGGACTACAGCCTCTGCAAGTCTATCAACACAGGGTCATACGGGGAAGTGCACAGTGTGCAAGACAACAGAACACACTTTAGATTTGGCGCCAAAAAG aTTCTCCTGAAGAGTTTTAGTAGTGAGGAAGTGGGTACGTGGAGTGCCCTGAAGTCTCCTCGCGTGGTGGAACTCTTCGGAGTGATCAGAGAGGGGCCCTACGTCGTCCTCTTCATGGACCTCAAAGCTG GCTCTGTGGGTCAGCTTATTAAAGAGAGGGGTCGGCTACCTGAGGACCTGGCCCTACACTACCACTGTCAGGTCCTTGAGGCGCTGGAACACCTGCTGAAGAGACGAGTGCTGCATCTGGACATAAAGG cggACAATGTGTTGCTGTCAGAGGATGGGAGGGACACTTTTCTGTGTGACTTTGGACAATCGGAGAGAATGGACATCGGTGGACAGAGCCTAAGTGCATCCCAAGGAG CAGATCTGaaggggacagagacacacaTGGCCCCGGAGATTGTGAAAGGGGAAACCTGCCGCGGAGCCAAAGCAGACGTGTGGAGCAGCTGCTGCATGTTACTGCACATGCTTAATGGCTGCCAGCCCTGGACACGATACTACTCCCGCCCACTGTACTTCAAG ATAGCCAATGAACCACCGCCTCTGAGGGAGATCCCGCCCGATTGCAGTCCCTTCACTGCTGATGTCATAAAGGTGGGACTACAGAAGGAGCCCACCAAGAGGGCCTCCGCCTCGGAGCTCAAGGGAAGAGCAGCCAGAGCTCTGAGAGAAG TGGGAGGACTGAGCAGCCCCATTAGAGGGTCCTATAAGGAGCCCCTACAGATAGATGACAGCCCCAGCCAGTCTAGCCAGCCCTGGCCACCCTTTAGCAGAGACACCTGCTCTGAGGAGAGCCCTGAGCTATGGCTGGAATCCATGAACCCAGGGAGCAAGGAGCTGAacaatgatgaggaggaggaaggcagTGAGGCAGACACAGAGGAGACAGCCTCACCTCGCTCTCTACTGACACAACTCCATGAATGGCAAAATCCCAAGATGACCGACGTCACCTCCAACGTGTCTGAGCTTGAACTGCGCAAGCTGGAGAGAG AGTTCTACCTGACCAGTCTGTCTCAGCTGCACTCAGCAGAAACCCAGGAGCAGCTACTGTCCTGCCTGAGCAGCAGTGACTGTTACTCCAACAGGGACTTATGGGACAGAAAG GACTCTGGCCGTTGGTCCATCAGCCCAGGTGACGACCTCAGCTCCGGTGTGTTCTCCTACAACAGCCAACCGGATGGACAGATTCTCAGTATGGACTGGCTGGTTCACCAAAGCCACCTGTCTCCACCCCAATGCTTTGAGG GAGTTGACGTCTGCATCACGGGCGTAAATGGGCAAAGCATCCGGATACGAGAGAAACGCAGGGTGAAGGTGGGCCACATCGCCACAGGGATCAGTGACCAG aTCTCTGAGAGGGTGTTCACCATGGAGACTCAGGAGCGGGAGCCAGTGGCCCATGATGAGGAGGTGCAGGACTCTGGCCTCCTGCTCCGCTGTGTCCCTGCTCCTGACTACTGCCAGGCCTGGAGATGGAGGGTCAAGGAGGGGGTGCTGGAGACTCGTGACTGA
- the LOC139364697 gene encoding mitogen-activated protein kinase kinase kinase 14-like isoform X2 — protein sequence MPKAGEMAVRRRIFNSTRPFSGSPQIELKGSYPSLPSPEDRTSDEEGKESKGDFMPCLKPRIIKVLTKGTAEQVGEAGPLNYQKNSFIAQAECETQDSQQFSPSCSERSFVASPNCLINRDSSEHNNVSCSTAASNQDKPGSPAHCSPRKKPRKKQKKKEEQRETGKQRQRRRVPSGVPEQETQTGSSPQLIQTQQDASEHQSNISTSYSSSILSLEAHDTRRPPYTLQDCNRGPSHSHLYWGPQVFSPPSNLSTYGQESDSDSPLSSVGDCSLALAGLRGSVSQEDRCYAGPFCKDFCKDVERDVREKEGEVSETDTNEGLIFNKYIQPVNYEYREGKDYSLCKSINTGSYGEVHSVQDNRTHFRFGAKKILLKSFSSEEVGTWSALKSPRVVELFGVIREGPYVVLFMDLKAGSVGQLIKERGRLPEDLALHYHCQVLEALEHLLKRRVLHLDIKADNVLLSEDGRDTFLCDFGQSERMDIGGQSLSASQGDLKGTETHMAPEIVKGETCRGAKADVWSSCCMLLHMLNGCQPWTRYYSRPLYFKIANEPPPLREIPPDCSPFTADVIKVGLQKEPTKRASASELKGRAARALREVGGLSSPIRGSYKEPLQIDDSPSQSSQPWPPFSRDTCSEESPELWLESMNPGSKELNNDEEEEGSEADTEETASPRSLLTQLHEWQNPKMTDVTSNVSELELRKLEREFYLTSLSQLHSAETQEQLLSCLSSSDCYSNRDLWDRKDSGRWSISPGDDLSSGVFSYNSQPDGQILSMDWLVHQSHLSPPQCFEGVDVCITGVNGQSIRIREKRRVKVGHIATGISDQISERVFTMETQEREPVAHDEEVQDSGLLLRCVPAPDYCQAWRWRVKEGVLETRD from the exons CAAGTGGGTGAAGCAGGTCCACTGAACTATCAGAAGAACTCGTTCATAGCCCAGGCTGAAT GTGAAACCCAAGACTCTCAGCAGTTCAGCCCTTCCTGCTCCGAACGCTCCTTTGTCGCGTCCCCCAACTGCTTAATCAACCG GGACTCATCAGAGCACAACAATGTGTCGTGTTCCACCGCCGCCTCCAACCAGGACAAACCAGGCTCCCCGGCCCACTGCTCCCCCAGGAAGAAGCCAaggaagaaacagaagaagaaagaggagcagagggagacagggaagcagagacagagacgtAGAGTACCTTCTGGTGTCCCTGAGCAGGAGACCCAGACTGGCAGTTCTCCTCAACTGATCCAGACCCAG CAGGACGCTTCAGAGCACCAAAGTAACATCAGCACTTCATACAGTAGCAGTATCCTGAGTTTAGAGGCGCATGACACAAGACGCCCCCCTTACACCCTCCAGGACTGCAACAGGGGCCCCAGCCATTCCCACCTCTACTGGGGCCCCCAGGTGTTTAGCCCCCCCTCCAACCTCTCCACCTATGGGCAGGAGAGTGACTCAGACTCTCCTCTCAGCAGTGTGGGAGACTGTTCGTTAGCCCTAGCAGGGCTCAGGGGCAGTGTCAGTCAGGAGGACCGATGCTACGCAGGTCCCTTCTGCAAAGACTTCTGCAAAGACGTGGAAAGAGATgtcagggagaaggagggagaagtcTCAGAGACTGACACCAACGAGGGCCTGATCTTCAATAAG TATATTCAGCCTGTGAATTATGAGTACAGGGAGGGGAAGGACTACAGCCTCTGCAAGTCTATCAACACAGGGTCATACGGGGAAGTGCACAGTGTGCAAGACAACAGAACACACTTTAGATTTGGCGCCAAAAAG aTTCTCCTGAAGAGTTTTAGTAGTGAGGAAGTGGGTACGTGGAGTGCCCTGAAGTCTCCTCGCGTGGTGGAACTCTTCGGAGTGATCAGAGAGGGGCCCTACGTCGTCCTCTTCATGGACCTCAAAGCTG GCTCTGTGGGTCAGCTTATTAAAGAGAGGGGTCGGCTACCTGAGGACCTGGCCCTACACTACCACTGTCAGGTCCTTGAGGCGCTGGAACACCTGCTGAAGAGACGAGTGCTGCATCTGGACATAAAGG cggACAATGTGTTGCTGTCAGAGGATGGGAGGGACACTTTTCTGTGTGACTTTGGACAATCGGAGAGAATGGACATCGGTGGACAGAGCCTAAGTGCATCCCAAGGAG ATCTGaaggggacagagacacacaTGGCCCCGGAGATTGTGAAAGGGGAAACCTGCCGCGGAGCCAAAGCAGACGTGTGGAGCAGCTGCTGCATGTTACTGCACATGCTTAATGGCTGCCAGCCCTGGACACGATACTACTCCCGCCCACTGTACTTCAAG ATAGCCAATGAACCACCGCCTCTGAGGGAGATCCCGCCCGATTGCAGTCCCTTCACTGCTGATGTCATAAAGGTGGGACTACAGAAGGAGCCCACCAAGAGGGCCTCCGCCTCGGAGCTCAAGGGAAGAGCAGCCAGAGCTCTGAGAGAAG TGGGAGGACTGAGCAGCCCCATTAGAGGGTCCTATAAGGAGCCCCTACAGATAGATGACAGCCCCAGCCAGTCTAGCCAGCCCTGGCCACCCTTTAGCAGAGACACCTGCTCTGAGGAGAGCCCTGAGCTATGGCTGGAATCCATGAACCCAGGGAGCAAGGAGCTGAacaatgatgaggaggaggaaggcagTGAGGCAGACACAGAGGAGACAGCCTCACCTCGCTCTCTACTGACACAACTCCATGAATGGCAAAATCCCAAGATGACCGACGTCACCTCCAACGTGTCTGAGCTTGAACTGCGCAAGCTGGAGAGAG AGTTCTACCTGACCAGTCTGTCTCAGCTGCACTCAGCAGAAACCCAGGAGCAGCTACTGTCCTGCCTGAGCAGCAGTGACTGTTACTCCAACAGGGACTTATGGGACAGAAAG GACTCTGGCCGTTGGTCCATCAGCCCAGGTGACGACCTCAGCTCCGGTGTGTTCTCCTACAACAGCCAACCGGATGGACAGATTCTCAGTATGGACTGGCTGGTTCACCAAAGCCACCTGTCTCCACCCCAATGCTTTGAGG GAGTTGACGTCTGCATCACGGGCGTAAATGGGCAAAGCATCCGGATACGAGAGAAACGCAGGGTGAAGGTGGGCCACATCGCCACAGGGATCAGTGACCAG aTCTCTGAGAGGGTGTTCACCATGGAGACTCAGGAGCGGGAGCCAGTGGCCCATGATGAGGAGGTGCAGGACTCTGGCCTCCTGCTCCGCTGTGTCCCTGCTCCTGACTACTGCCAGGCCTGGAGATGGAGGGTCAAGGAGGGGGTGCTGGAGACTCGTGACTGA
- the LOC139364697 gene encoding mitogen-activated protein kinase kinase kinase 14-like isoform X1, producing MPKAGEMAVRRRIFNSTRPFSGSPQIELKGSYPSLPSPEDRTSDEEGKESKGDFMPCLKPRIIKVLTKGTAEQVGEAGPLNYQKNSFIAQAECETQDSQQFSPSCSERSFVASPNCLINRDSSEHNNVSCSTAASNQDKPGSPAHCSPRKKPRKKQKKKEEQRETGKQRQRRRVPSGVPEQETQTGSSPQLIQTQQDASEHQSNISTSYSSSILSLEAHDTRRPPYTLQDCNRGPSHSHLYWGPQVFSPPSNLSTYGQESDSDSPLSSVGDCSLALAGLRGSVSQEDRCYAGPFCKDFCKDVERDVREKEGEVSETDTNEGLIFNKYIQPVNYEYREGKDYSLCKSINTGSYGEVHSVQDNRTHFRFGAKKILLKSFSSEEVGTWSALKSPRVVELFGVIREGPYVVLFMDLKAGSVGQLIKERGRLPEDLALHYHCQVLEALEHLLKRRVLHLDIKADNVLLSEDGRDTFLCDFGQSERMDIGGQSLSASQGADLKGTETHMAPEIVKGETCRGAKADVWSSCCMLLHMLNGCQPWTRYYSRPLYFKIANEPPPLREIPPDCSPFTADVIKVGLQKEPTKRASASELKGRAARALREVGGLSSPIRGSYKEPLQIDDSPSQSSQPWPPFSRDTCSEESPELWLESMNPGSKELNNDEEEEGSEADTEETASPRSLLTQLHEWQNPKMTDVTSNVSELELRKLEREFYLTSLSQLHSAETQEQLLSCLSSSDCYSNRDLWDRKDSGRWSISPGDDLSSGVFSYNSQPDGQILSMDWLVHQSHLSPPQCFEGVDVCITGVNGQSIRIREKRRVKVGHIATGISDQISERVFTMETQEREPVAHDEEVQDSGLLLRCVPAPDYCQAWRWRVKEGVLETRD from the exons CAAGTGGGTGAAGCAGGTCCACTGAACTATCAGAAGAACTCGTTCATAGCCCAGGCTGAAT GTGAAACCCAAGACTCTCAGCAGTTCAGCCCTTCCTGCTCCGAACGCTCCTTTGTCGCGTCCCCCAACTGCTTAATCAACCG GGACTCATCAGAGCACAACAATGTGTCGTGTTCCACCGCCGCCTCCAACCAGGACAAACCAGGCTCCCCGGCCCACTGCTCCCCCAGGAAGAAGCCAaggaagaaacagaagaagaaagaggagcagagggagacagggaagcagagacagagacgtAGAGTACCTTCTGGTGTCCCTGAGCAGGAGACCCAGACTGGCAGTTCTCCTCAACTGATCCAGACCCAG CAGGACGCTTCAGAGCACCAAAGTAACATCAGCACTTCATACAGTAGCAGTATCCTGAGTTTAGAGGCGCATGACACAAGACGCCCCCCTTACACCCTCCAGGACTGCAACAGGGGCCCCAGCCATTCCCACCTCTACTGGGGCCCCCAGGTGTTTAGCCCCCCCTCCAACCTCTCCACCTATGGGCAGGAGAGTGACTCAGACTCTCCTCTCAGCAGTGTGGGAGACTGTTCGTTAGCCCTAGCAGGGCTCAGGGGCAGTGTCAGTCAGGAGGACCGATGCTACGCAGGTCCCTTCTGCAAAGACTTCTGCAAAGACGTGGAAAGAGATgtcagggagaaggagggagaagtcTCAGAGACTGACACCAACGAGGGCCTGATCTTCAATAAG TATATTCAGCCTGTGAATTATGAGTACAGGGAGGGGAAGGACTACAGCCTCTGCAAGTCTATCAACACAGGGTCATACGGGGAAGTGCACAGTGTGCAAGACAACAGAACACACTTTAGATTTGGCGCCAAAAAG aTTCTCCTGAAGAGTTTTAGTAGTGAGGAAGTGGGTACGTGGAGTGCCCTGAAGTCTCCTCGCGTGGTGGAACTCTTCGGAGTGATCAGAGAGGGGCCCTACGTCGTCCTCTTCATGGACCTCAAAGCTG GCTCTGTGGGTCAGCTTATTAAAGAGAGGGGTCGGCTACCTGAGGACCTGGCCCTACACTACCACTGTCAGGTCCTTGAGGCGCTGGAACACCTGCTGAAGAGACGAGTGCTGCATCTGGACATAAAGG cggACAATGTGTTGCTGTCAGAGGATGGGAGGGACACTTTTCTGTGTGACTTTGGACAATCGGAGAGAATGGACATCGGTGGACAGAGCCTAAGTGCATCCCAAGGAG CAGATCTGaaggggacagagacacacaTGGCCCCGGAGATTGTGAAAGGGGAAACCTGCCGCGGAGCCAAAGCAGACGTGTGGAGCAGCTGCTGCATGTTACTGCACATGCTTAATGGCTGCCAGCCCTGGACACGATACTACTCCCGCCCACTGTACTTCAAG ATAGCCAATGAACCACCGCCTCTGAGGGAGATCCCGCCCGATTGCAGTCCCTTCACTGCTGATGTCATAAAGGTGGGACTACAGAAGGAGCCCACCAAGAGGGCCTCCGCCTCGGAGCTCAAGGGAAGAGCAGCCAGAGCTCTGAGAGAAG TGGGAGGACTGAGCAGCCCCATTAGAGGGTCCTATAAGGAGCCCCTACAGATAGATGACAGCCCCAGCCAGTCTAGCCAGCCCTGGCCACCCTTTAGCAGAGACACCTGCTCTGAGGAGAGCCCTGAGCTATGGCTGGAATCCATGAACCCAGGGAGCAAGGAGCTGAacaatgatgaggaggaggaaggcagTGAGGCAGACACAGAGGAGACAGCCTCACCTCGCTCTCTACTGACACAACTCCATGAATGGCAAAATCCCAAGATGACCGACGTCACCTCCAACGTGTCTGAGCTTGAACTGCGCAAGCTGGAGAGAG AGTTCTACCTGACCAGTCTGTCTCAGCTGCACTCAGCAGAAACCCAGGAGCAGCTACTGTCCTGCCTGAGCAGCAGTGACTGTTACTCCAACAGGGACTTATGGGACAGAAAG GACTCTGGCCGTTGGTCCATCAGCCCAGGTGACGACCTCAGCTCCGGTGTGTTCTCCTACAACAGCCAACCGGATGGACAGATTCTCAGTATGGACTGGCTGGTTCACCAAAGCCACCTGTCTCCACCCCAATGCTTTGAGG GAGTTGACGTCTGCATCACGGGCGTAAATGGGCAAAGCATCCGGATACGAGAGAAACGCAGGGTGAAGGTGGGCCACATCGCCACAGGGATCAGTGACCAG aTCTCTGAGAGGGTGTTCACCATGGAGACTCAGGAGCGGGAGCCAGTGGCCCATGATGAGGAGGTGCAGGACTCTGGCCTCCTGCTCCGCTGTGTCCCTGCTCCTGACTACTGCCAGGCCTGGAGATGGAGGGTCAAGGAGGGGGTGCTGGAGACTCGTGACTGA